A window of Silurus meridionalis isolate SWU-2019-XX chromosome 28, ASM1480568v1, whole genome shotgun sequence contains these coding sequences:
- the npy1r gene encoding neuropeptide Y receptor type 1: protein MPEPDLLPPVPPLAILNCSSFNCSLANLSAFHGDECYADQPLFVALAVAYSAVAFLGVTGNLALIVLIWRQRELSNATSVLIANLSASDLLMALVCLPFTFVYTFMDHWAFGSAMCKINSLAQCTSVSVSIFSLVLIAVERHQLIVRPRGWRPSAFQACLGVAISWGLALLTAMPFLLFSVTTDAPLQQLPAILREHYRGKVVCMEQWPSRQFKLTYTTTMLLLQYVAPLVFIFICYLKIYVRLRQRKSVMERMRENKYRSHETKRINVMLFSIVVAFAICWLPLNVFNAVSDWNHEATMNCTHNPLFLLCHLTAMCSICINPIFYGFLNRNFQRDMQSFRFCKRLSTREEEYDTVAMSTVQSDLSKTSLKFSSTDI, encoded by the exons ATGCCAGAACCTGATCTTCTCCCTCCTGTCCCTCCTCTTGCCATCCTAAACTGCTCCTCCTTTAACTGTTCTCTTGCCAACCTCTCAGCATTTCATGGTGATGAGTGCTATGCCGATCAGCCCTTATTTGTGGCCCTTGCCGTGGCCTACAGTGCTGTAGCATTTCTGGGAGTGACTGGTAATTTAGCattgattgttttgatttggcgCCAACGCGAACTCTCCAACGCTACTAGTGTGCTTATTGCCAACCTGTCAGCATCGGACTTGCTGATGGCACTTGTTTGCCTGCCATTTACATTTGTCTATACATTTATGGACCACTGGGCATTTGGCAGTGCCATGTGCAAGATCAACAGCCTAGCACAGTGCACCTCAGTCTCGgtctccattttctctcttgTTCTGATTGCCGTTGAGCGCCACCAGCTGATTGTGCGTCCACGAGGCTGGAGACCCAGTGCATTCCAGGCCTGCCTGGGTGTTGCTATTAGCTGGGGTTTGGCCTTGCTCACCGCCATGCCTTTTCTACTGTTCTCCGTAACCACTGATGCACCTCTGCAGCAGCTGCCCGCCATCTTGCGTGAACACTACAGAGGCAAGGTGGTGTGTATGGAGCAGTGGCCCTCACGTCAGTTCAAGCTTACCTACACAACCACCATGTTGCTTCTGCAATATGTTGCACCCTTAGTCTTCATCTTCATTTGCTACCTGAAG ATCTACGTCCGACTAAGGCAGCGGAAGAGTGTGATGGAGCGAATGCGTGAGAACAAGTACCGCAGCCACGAAACAAAGCGAATCAACGTCATGCTGTTTTCCATCGTGGTGGCCTTTGCTATCTGCTGGCTGCCGCTCAACGTCTTCAATGCCGTCTCCGACTGGAACCACGAAGCGACCATGAACTGCACCCACAATCCCCTCTTCTTGCTGTGCCACCTGACTGCCATGTGCTCCATTTGCATCAACCCGATCTTCTATGGCTTCCTGAACCGCAACTTCCAGCGTGACATGCAgtccttccgcttctgcaagaGGCTTTCTACAAGAGAGGAAGAATACGACACCGTTGCCATGTCCACCGTCCAAAGCGACCTGTCGAAGACATCTCTGAAATTTAGCAGCACAGATATCTAG